The Saprospiraceae bacterium genome includes a window with the following:
- a CDS encoding DUF255 domain-containing protein: MNLRFIFFSLSFLFVIPLISQNRIKWSTWENLPNKLEKADKKFLVYFYYDGCKWCRVMEESTFSEGHIAKFVNQNFYPLRLNALSSGKLMVADKAYTSVRIGKYDFHELAAELLSGNMSFPSIVFLDEKFHKLAHFDSYIEIPKFEMLLSYYGGDHHKNTLWKRYSTNYCRESNFNSLVNDKH, translated from the coding sequence ATGAATTTGAGATTTATTTTTTTTAGTCTTTCATTTTTATTCGTTATTCCTTTAATTTCTCAAAATAGAATTAAATGGAGCACATGGGAAAACTTACCGAATAAACTTGAAAAGGCAGATAAAAAGTTTTTAGTTTACTTCTATTATGATGGGTGTAAGTGGTGTAGGGTGATGGAAGAATCTACATTTTCGGAAGGGCATATAGCCAAATTTGTCAATCAAAACTTTTACCCATTAAGGTTGAATGCCTTATCTTCCGGTAAGCTTATGGTAGCAGACAAAGCATACACCAGTGTGCGGATAGGTAAATATGATTTTCATGAGCTTGCTGCTGAATTGCTTTCAGGAAATATGTCATTTCCATCTATTGTGTTTCTTGATGAAAAGTTCCACAAATTGGCACATTTTGACTCCTATATTGAAATTCCAAAGTTTGAAATGTTATTATCGTACTATGGAGGGGATCATCATAAAAATACCCTTTGGAAAAGATACAGCACAAACTACTGTCGGGAAAGTAATTTTAATTCTTTGGTCAACGATAAGCATTAA
- a CDS encoding Smr/MutS family protein, translating into MNLKELWTGEKVMIKSSGRIGIFEGINAEGKARIKYENKIFLVTAQNLEIVPEKEVFPDIHEYLKRENNIIKADNKTIKVSFDHTIDLHIEKLAPHMKNELSGRILDYQLEKTRLFIRDAIDRNYPHITIIHGKGQGVLKSEIEHILKDYHQIRFTFSKNGGGAVEVWL; encoded by the coding sequence ATGAACCTGAAAGAACTTTGGACAGGAGAAAAAGTCATGATCAAGTCTTCAGGCAGGATTGGGATATTTGAGGGTATAAATGCTGAAGGAAAAGCCCGAATTAAGTATGAAAATAAGATTTTTTTAGTAACGGCTCAAAATCTTGAAATCGTCCCTGAAAAGGAAGTTTTTCCGGACATTCATGAATACCTGAAGCGTGAAAACAATATAATCAAGGCTGACAACAAAACAATAAAAGTATCATTTGACCACACGATCGACTTACATATTGAAAAGCTGGCCCCACATATGAAAAATGAGTTATCAGGAAGAATACTTGATTATCAACTTGAAAAAACCAGGCTATTTATCCGAGATGCTATAGACAGAAATTATCCACATATTACTATAATACACGGTAAGGGACAAGGGGTTCTGAAAAGTGAAATAGAACACATTCTGAAGGATTACCACCAGATAAGATTTACATTTTCAAAAAATGGAGGCGGTGCTGTTGAAGTATGGCTTTGA